A genome region from Terriglobales bacterium includes the following:
- a CDS encoding amidohydrolase, translating into MAASGLHAQTQPAASLIITNAKVWTVDKQHPTAEAVAVVADRIVAVGSNAEIDRWRGPQTKILDAAGKLLLPGFNDAHVHFVDGGAQLDQVQLSDATSEQEFVNRIAAQVKKTGKDEWILGGDWDETRWSPAELPTHSSIDSVSPDTPVFINRHDGHMALANSLAMKLAGVTAKTPDIPGGVIVRDADGNPTGIFKDAAMQYIRKAIPAMTREQRLRAIKRAMDYAASVGVTSVQHMNPPYEDVAAYSELAERGELTTRIYAAPMETGWEDFAKIGLRHAWGSSYLRLGAIKGYADGSLGSRTAYMFEGFTNDPKNHGILSGEMHPVEAMRDRLTKADAAGLQICTHAIGDQAISIVLDMYDHITKTNGERDRRLRVEHAQHMAAKDFDRFAKLKVIASVQPYQAIDDGRWAEPFLGHDRASRTYAFRTFLDHGVRLAFGTDWDVVPLDPILTVYAAVTRSTLDGKHPDGWFPEQKLTVAEAVDAYTMGSAYAEFQEKEKGSITPGKLADMVILSDDIFKIRPELIRNVKVETTIVGGKVIYGGPPAQ; encoded by the coding sequence TTATCATCACCAACGCAAAAGTTTGGACCGTAGATAAGCAGCATCCCACAGCCGAGGCGGTTGCCGTTGTCGCCGACCGCATCGTCGCCGTGGGCAGCAACGCGGAAATTGACCGATGGCGCGGTCCGCAGACAAAAATTCTGGACGCCGCCGGCAAACTTCTGCTCCCTGGATTTAATGACGCCCACGTACATTTTGTGGATGGCGGCGCCCAGCTTGACCAGGTGCAGTTGAGCGACGCCACTTCTGAACAGGAGTTTGTGAACCGCATTGCGGCTCAGGTGAAGAAGACGGGGAAGGACGAGTGGATATTAGGCGGTGATTGGGACGAAACCCGGTGGAGCCCGGCTGAGCTTCCCACCCACAGTTCCATTGATTCCGTCAGTCCTGATACGCCGGTTTTCATCAACCGTCATGACGGACACATGGCGCTGGCCAATTCATTGGCGATGAAATTAGCTGGCGTTACTGCTAAAACTCCAGATATTCCCGGCGGCGTCATCGTGCGCGATGCCGATGGCAATCCCACCGGAATCTTCAAAGACGCCGCCATGCAGTACATCCGCAAAGCCATTCCTGCCATGACGCGTGAGCAGCGTCTGCGCGCGATCAAGCGCGCCATGGACTACGCCGCCTCGGTTGGAGTTACCAGCGTGCAGCACATGAACCCTCCCTACGAGGACGTGGCCGCCTACTCCGAATTGGCCGAGCGCGGCGAGTTGACCACCCGCATCTATGCAGCGCCCATGGAAACCGGCTGGGAAGACTTTGCCAAGATCGGTCTCCGCCACGCCTGGGGTTCAAGTTATCTCAGGCTGGGCGCGATCAAGGGATATGCCGACGGCTCCCTCGGCTCCAGGACCGCATATATGTTTGAGGGCTTTACCAACGATCCTAAGAACCATGGAATCCTCTCCGGCGAAATGCACCCTGTGGAAGCGATGCGTGACCGGCTGACCAAAGCCGATGCTGCCGGGCTGCAGATTTGTACGCATGCTATTGGCGACCAGGCGATCTCCATCGTGCTCGATATGTATGACCACATCACAAAAACCAACGGCGAACGTGACCGCCGCTTGCGCGTTGAACATGCGCAACACATGGCCGCAAAAGATTTTGACCGCTTTGCGAAACTGAAAGTCATAGCTTCTGTGCAACCCTACCAGGCAATTGATGATGGCCGCTGGGCTGAGCCGTTCCTGGGCCACGACCGCGCCAGCCGTACTTATGCTTTTCGCACCTTTCTCGATCATGGTGTGCGCCTCGCCTTCGGAACAGATTGGGACGTAGTGCCGCTTGATCCAATTCTTACGGTCTACGCCGCCGTGACTCGGTCGACGCTCGATGGCAAGCATCCCGATGGATGGTTCCCCGAGCAGAAGCTGACTGTTGCTGAAGCCGTGGATGCCTACACCATGGGCTCAGCATACGCAGAATTTCAGGAAAAAGAAAAAGGATCAATCACACCCGGCAAACTCGCCGACATGGTGATTTTGAGTGATGACATTTTCAAGATTCGCCCAGAGCTGATCCGCAACGTGAAGGTGGAAACCACAATCGTCGGCGGAAAAGTTATCTACGGCGGCCCACCCGCACAGTAA
- a CDS encoding ABC-F family ATP-binding cassette domain-containing protein: MISFSNINKQYGKQLVFVDASFQLNPGEKVGLVGPNGAGKTTLFRMVVGEETPDEGEVSVPKKVTIGYFRQDVEEMKGRSVLDEAIAGSGRVGDLHHELEDLHRAMADPERADDMDRILARFGEVQEEYEHLNGYALEAQAREVLHGLGFKDDQIDGDVGALSGGWKMRVALARVLLGRPDVLLMDEPTNHLDIESIIWLEQFLKSFPGALLMTSHDREFMNRLVSKIAEIDSGEIIVYSGNYDFYERERAIRETNQQAAFARQQSMLAKEQRFIDRFRTHAAKAAQVQSRIKALDKIEKIELPKKRQVVKFEFRIPPRSGEQVAIIENLHKRYGERVIYEGFNLIIRRGERWAVMGRNGAGKTTLLKMIAGATTPDAGSVRLGASLNMGYFAQQSLDVLDPDLTIIEQLQRDFPQDSLGSLRTLAGAFQFSGDDVEKKIRALSGGERSRLAIARMLYNPPNFLVLDEPTNHLDLATKEMLVEALKDFEGTMIFVSHDRMFLRGLGSRVLELGGESGTDRDPQVYPGSYVEYVQKLGHEAPGIYH, from the coding sequence ATGATCTCTTTTTCGAATATTAATAAGCAGTATGGTAAACAGTTGGTCTTTGTTGACGCTTCCTTTCAGTTGAACCCTGGCGAGAAGGTCGGTCTGGTCGGCCCCAACGGCGCCGGCAAAACGACCCTCTTCCGCATGGTCGTTGGTGAGGAGACCCCCGATGAAGGTGAGGTCTCGGTTCCCAAGAAGGTAACGATCGGCTACTTTCGTCAAGATGTGGAGGAAATGAAGGGCCGCTCGGTCCTCGATGAGGCCATCGCCGGCAGTGGGCGAGTCGGCGATCTTCACCACGAACTCGAGGATCTGCATCGGGCGATGGCGGACCCCGAAAGAGCCGATGATATGGACCGCATTCTGGCGCGCTTTGGCGAAGTACAAGAGGAATACGAGCATCTCAACGGCTATGCGCTCGAGGCGCAAGCCCGCGAGGTGCTGCATGGCCTGGGCTTCAAGGATGACCAGATTGACGGCGATGTGGGCGCACTCTCCGGCGGTTGGAAGATGCGCGTTGCGCTGGCGCGCGTATTGCTCGGACGGCCCGATGTGCTGCTGATGGATGAACCCACCAACCACCTGGATATCGAGTCCATCATCTGGCTGGAGCAGTTTCTCAAGTCATTCCCGGGCGCACTGCTCATGACCTCGCACGACCGCGAGTTCATGAACCGTCTGGTCTCCAAGATTGCCGAGATAGATTCGGGTGAGATCATCGTCTACTCCGGTAATTACGACTTTTACGAGCGCGAGCGCGCCATCCGCGAGACCAACCAGCAGGCGGCGTTCGCGCGGCAACAATCCATGCTGGCCAAAGAGCAGCGATTTATTGACCGCTTCCGGACCCACGCGGCCAAAGCAGCCCAGGTGCAGAGCCGCATCAAGGCGCTGGATAAGATCGAGAAGATCGAGCTGCCGAAGAAACGGCAGGTGGTGAAGTTCGAGTTTCGTATTCCGCCGCGCTCGGGCGAGCAGGTGGCGATTATCGAGAACCTGCACAAGCGCTACGGCGAGCGCGTGATCTACGAGGGCTTTAATCTCATTATCCGCCGCGGAGAACGTTGGGCGGTGATGGGCAGAAACGGCGCGGGCAAGACTACCCTGCTCAAGATGATTGCCGGCGCGACTACGCCGGATGCCGGGAGCGTCAGGCTGGGGGCCAGCCTCAACATGGGATATTTTGCGCAGCAATCGCTCGACGTGCTCGATCCCGACCTGACCATCATCGAACAACTGCAGAGAGATTTTCCCCAAGACAGCCTGGGCTCGCTACGCACGCTCGCCGGAGCGTTCCAGTTTTCGGGAGACGATGTGGAGAAGAAAATCCGGGCGCTCTCGGGCGGCGAAAGATCGCGGCTCGCCATAGCCCGCATGCTTTACAACCCGCCAAACTTTCTTGTGCTCGATGAGCCCACCAACCACCTCGACCTGGCCACCAAGGAGATGCTCGTCGAAGCACTCAAAGACTTTGAAGGCACCATGATCTTCGTCTCCCACGACCGCATGTTTCTGCGAGGTCTGGGCTCACGCGTCCTGGAGCTGGGAGGTGAGAGCGGCACGGACCGCGATCCCCAGGTGTATCCGGGGTCGTATGTCGAGTATGTACAGAAACTCGGACACGAGGCGCCGGGGATTTATCACTAA
- a CDS encoding oligogalacturonate lyase family protein, which translates to MHRLVPFLLALSIAVSPFAQAQNQDKDQSKDLPTSWVDKDTGHRLLRLTNEPGSSGFYFNVNAYTPDGKQMVYSAPDGIHVLDLATLKTRLLVPNPPRPADATPGTRSNFRNGVHAIVVGRKTNSVFFSKFDVATRLSTIYKADISTGEVTKLVTLPPRASVVTINADETLGAGTYTETEEGAAQEYNRPQIALPASGVENAQPQAGNLLQPEGKGAMMERRLAARIPLVLYTINLETGKVTILLHSTDWVNHLLFSPTDPALLMYCHEGPWQKVDRIWMIHTDGTQNVLIHKRNMAMEIAGHEFWGLDGKTIWYDWQYPKGEDFFLAGYNLETHKRVAYHMQRNEWSIHFNLTQGETLFTGDGGDPGQVAKAPDGEWIELFHPQMLNVSGINGPDSWQPGVFHSEHLVNMSHHNYRLEPNVRFSPDKKLVIFTSNMFGPSYVFGVEVEKATDPKASDIRSTPDLAAQFSLAKPPPTPNDK; encoded by the coding sequence ATGCACCGCCTCGTCCCATTCCTTCTTGCTCTCTCGATTGCCGTCTCCCCATTTGCCCAAGCCCAAAACCAAGACAAAGACCAATCGAAAGACCTGCCAACCTCATGGGTTGACAAAGATACCGGCCATCGCCTCCTCCGTCTCACCAACGAGCCGGGCTCTTCGGGCTTCTATTTCAACGTCAACGCCTACACCCCCGATGGCAAACAGATGGTCTATAGCGCGCCCGACGGCATCCACGTTCTTGACCTTGCTACCCTCAAAACCCGCCTGCTCGTTCCCAACCCGCCACGTCCGGCTGACGCCACCCCTGGCACCAGAAGCAACTTCCGCAACGGCGTGCATGCCATCGTCGTCGGCAGAAAAACTAACTCTGTCTTCTTTTCGAAGTTCGATGTGGCCACCAGATTAAGCACGATCTACAAGGCCGACATATCCACAGGTGAAGTGACGAAACTCGTCACGCTTCCTCCGCGCGCCAGCGTTGTGACCATCAACGCGGATGAGACACTAGGCGCCGGCACTTATACCGAAACCGAGGAGGGCGCTGCGCAAGAATACAATCGTCCGCAGATTGCTCTGCCTGCATCTGGCGTAGAGAACGCTCAGCCACAGGCCGGTAACCTTCTCCAGCCCGAGGGCAAGGGAGCGATGATGGAGCGCCGCCTGGCCGCACGCATCCCGCTCGTCCTCTATACCATTAACCTTGAGACCGGCAAGGTCACTATTCTCCTTCACTCCACCGATTGGGTTAATCACCTGCTCTTTTCTCCCACCGATCCGGCTTTGCTCATGTATTGCCACGAAGGCCCCTGGCAAAAAGTTGACCGTATCTGGATGATCCATACCGACGGCACGCAAAACGTACTCATCCACAAGCGCAACATGGCGATGGAAATCGCCGGCCACGAGTTCTGGGGTCTCGATGGCAAGACCATCTGGTATGACTGGCAGTACCCCAAGGGCGAAGACTTCTTTCTCGCCGGCTACAATCTTGAAACCCACAAGCGGGTTGCCTACCATATGCAGCGCAACGAGTGGTCCATTCACTTCAACCTCACCCAGGGCGAGACCCTGTTTACCGGCGACGGCGGCGACCCAGGCCAGGTAGCAAAGGCCCCTGATGGCGAGTGGATCGAACTCTTCCACCCTCAGATGCTCAACGTCTCCGGCATTAACGGGCCTGACTCTTGGCAACCCGGAGTCTTTCACTCCGAACACCTTGTCAACATGTCTCACCACAACTATCGCCTTGAGCCCAACGTCCGCTTCTCGCCCGATAAGAAGCTCGTGATCTTCACCAGCAACATGTTTGGCCCCAGCTACGTTTTCGGCGTTGAAGTCGAGAAGGCCACCGATCCAAAGGCCTCTGACATCCGTTCCACGCCGGATCTCGCAGCTCAGTTCTCGCTCGCCAAACCACCTCCCACGCCCAACGATAAGTAA